Proteins encoded together in one Pectinophora gossypiella chromosome 20, ilPecGoss1.1, whole genome shotgun sequence window:
- the LOC126376191 gene encoding uncharacterized protein LOC126376191 isoform X2 encodes MSYGGGMSGGGGDTDTLSRRLREAERARADAERAHADALAQLRNAQRSPLESHNAEQLQSRVRELEKKVGPLILGTYVRRGGQAALETVRCEELQLELSSALRARGGTSAGAWAATSAQPASEIERIMAKIEQDNRILAELEHTRSTTHGMQPSGSNQALGMELHSPTPSPLPHSYGTTVGHAAICQSSTMPTLSSLHATGQFTAPSSNSVAYSMSAHNPTSYSNPVPAYSTNSYGLTNTHQVTFTNPVTAPLVNNIGQISSTLAGLQSNLQNITGNVSGMNLGGGLSGPTLTGTMSGAGLTSGLSNVQTSLSGGLTSTLGGIQSTLTGGLGNALTNLTGGTQLGGLSTSLGQGTSAYGTGTYTNPLLSSGLGSNPMNMKIKPLDDIDLGLGRYGTTSSGVGRVATPVTPHQPSWSLGLDSQFGTDRLGGLDSSLIHDRSQRALSRIMPNSGLEMDVRNTHYMNGGATTEGGPPTVDMLDIPGKGRCCVYIARFSYDPPDIESAEGELSICAGDYLLVWGPPDPNAAMLDAELLDGRRGLVPANFVQRLVGEDLLEFHQAVVATLRDAEDTATTAISDLSLSRDVARLSEVADISEGPEDDDNAELFFSSLVPAPRQLTLERQLNKSVLIGWTAPEGVQQANIDSYHVYVDGVLKTTVKASERTRALVEGVDSNRPHRISVRSVTVTRRTSRDAACTMVIGRDTANMGPTCVRASGVTCSQAVISWLPANSNHQHVVCVNNVEVRTVKPGVYRHTITGLSPSTQYRVTVRAKHLRAGPPSGIPIEEAPGAYTDFRTLPKGLPDPPNEIMVEAGPQDGTLLVTWQPVLRPPASGPVTGYAVYADGKKVTDVDSPTGDHALIDIAKLIGLNPKCVTVRTKSRDNQSTDSQPTPIPPAVLRGVAARMPRSGPMPNQPGPGYRPHQRPQPYQQHQQVIEHDENLSDKEIFPTTNRHDQHPAQPTSGFGTGLLKSIFDKITPSQSGIPAIEITKEGAPELGSEDEEPPRRRTQQPSQPAPASQQPSGQQYPSTQGYHGTQQPPYSQGGGQFPSSQPPYPGGVAGTQPQQFHNPPPRNHHERGRPPNPHQQQQGQQGVPPYGPRGAPPQGPRGPVPGQRPQPGHPQSKRSRFFVALFDYDPATMSPNPESCDEELPFSEGDTIKVSSFTSTHLTSEELLKEYIYLLGIQESFKGSIDRQDAETTTDEARPRVRLRSNVAWQAVWGDKDADGFYWGECRGRRGYVPHNMVVEVTEQEAGAAGASTQKPRDRWTDAYATQPVRRMVALYDYDPQELSPNVDADAELSFQTGQIIHVYGEMDDDGFYMAEIEGVRGLVPSNFLTDANDQYGPSQPGQGPGARAAPGRGRGAAPGPGARGPPPPPRDNAPAPRNHHRKTDACPLPPSQLDHNTCASNPEQANSQARGRGAGSAAPATIARTSAGNAATPPVQSPAGAGAGGMTGMGAGMGAGMGAGMGGAMGTGMGAGMGGAMGTGMGAGMGGAMGAGMATMGGGMGAAMGGGMAGATGVGGAAGSASPLAARRAGPAVLPAPTAQPLQPAQAQAPPTSQPNLMQKFSEMTAPGGDILSKGKELIFMKFGLGGK; translated from the exons ATGAGTTACGGCGGCGGCAtgtcgggcggcggcggcgacacGGACACGCTGTCGCGGCGCCTGCGCGAGGCGGAGCGCGCCCGCGCAGACGCCGAACGCGCGCACGCGGACGCGCTCGCGCAGCTGCGCAACGCGCAACGATCGCCGCTCGAGTCGCACAATGCAGAGCAGCTGCAATCGCGAGTGAGAGAGCTGGAGAAAAAG GTTGGGCCATTGATACTTGGTACTTACGTGAGGCGTGGTGGGCAGGCGGCTCTAGAGACGGTGCGCTGCGAGGAGTTGCAGCTGGAGTTGTCTTCGGCGTTGCGCGCACGCGGCGGGACCAGCGCCGGCGCATGGGCCGCGACGTCCGCGCAGCCTGCTTCCGAGATCGAGCGCATCATGGCTAAGATCGAGCAAGACAACCGTATCCTCGCTGAACTGGAGCACACTCGATCCACCACACATG GTATGCAGCCGAGCGGGTCGAACCAGGCGCTGGGCATGGAGCTGCACTCGCCGACGCCGTCGCCGCTGCCGCACTCGTATGGCACCACCGTGGGCCACGCCGCCATCTGCCAGAGCAGTACCATGCCCACGCTCTCTTCGCTTCACGCCACCGGACAGTTCACCGCCCCCAGCTCCAATTCCGTCGCCTACTCCATGAGTGCGCACAACCCCACCTCCTACTCCAACCCTGTCCCCGCGTACTCCACCAACTCCTATGGACTGACGAACACGCACCAAGTCACGTTCACCAACCCCGTCACGGCGCCTCTGGTCAATAATATCGGTCAGATATCCAGCACACTAGCAGGGTTGCAGAGTAATCTGCAAAATATTACCGGGAATGTTTCCGGTATGAACTTGGGAGGCGGATTGAGCGGGCCGACGTTGACGGGAACTATGTCGGGCGCGGGGTTAACCAGCGGTCTGAGCAACGTTCAAACTAGCTTATCAGGAGGATTAACGAGTACACTTGGAGGAATACAGTCGACGCTCACCGGAGGGCTCGGGAATGCTCTTACGAACCTGACCGGTGGAACGCAACTGGGAGGACTAAGCACAAGCCTGGGCCAAGGCACGAGTGCATACGGAACTGGGACTTATACGAATCCGCTGCTTTCGAGTGGCTTAGGATCGAATCCGATGAATATGAAAATTAAACCATTAGACGATATTGACCTGGGTTTAGGTAGATATGGAACTACCAGCTCAGGCGTGGGGAGAGTGGCGACCCCTGTGACACCTCATCAACCGTCGTGGAGCTTAGGATTAGATAGCCAATTTGGAACTGATAGACTAGGAGGCTTAGACTCGTCACTCATCCACGACAGAAGTCAACGAGCTTTATCGAGAATCATGCCGAATTCAGGACTTGAAATGGACG TCCGGAATACACATTACATGAATGGTGGAGCAACGACCGAGGGAGGACCGCCGACCGTGGACATGCTGGATATTCCAGGCAAGGGCAGATGCTGCGTCTACATCGCTAGATTCTCTTACGACCCTCCCGA CATTGAAAGTGCGGAAGGGGAGTTATCTATCTGCGCTGGTGACTATCTGCTAGTGTGGGGTCCACCTGACCCTAACGCAGCTATGCTGGACGCTGAGCTTCTAGACGGCCGTCGCGGCTTGGTCCCCGCTAATTTCGTTCAAAGATTAGTTGGGGAAGATCTTCTGGAATTCCATCAG GCGGTAGTGGCAACGTTACGAGACGCAGAAGACACTGCCACAACAGCAATCAGTGACTTGTCTCTCAGTAGAGACGTGGCCCGACTCAGTGAGGTCGCTGACATAAGCGAAGGACCTGAAGACGACGACAATG CCGAGCTGTTTTTCTCGTCGCTAGTGCCCGCACCGCGGCAGCTGACTCTGGAGAGGCAGCTCAACAAGTCCGTGCTCATCGGGTGGACGGCTCCAGAAGGCGTACAGCAGGCGAACATCGACAGCTACCACGTGTACGTCGACGGAGTCCTCAAGACCACAGTCAAAGCGTCCGAGCGCACGCGCGCGCTCGTCGAAGGCGTCGACTCCAACCGG CCGCACCGCATCAGCGTGCGCTCGGTTACGGTCACTCGCCGAACGTCGCGCGACGCTGCGTGCACGATGGTCATTGGTCGCGACACCGCCAACATGGGTCCGACGTGCGTGCGCGCAAGTGGCGTCACCTGCTCGCAGGCCGTCATCTCCTGGCTGCCAGCCAACTCCAACCACCAGCACGTCGTCTGCGTCAACAATGTTGAG GTCCGCACAGTAAAACCTGGAGTATATCGTCACACCATAACTGGACTGTCACCCAGCACACAGTACCGGGTGACAGTAAGAGCGAAACACTTGCGGGCAGGCCCCCCCTCGGGGATACCCATAGAAGAAGCACCAGGCGCTTACACGGACTTCAGGACCTTACCTAAAGGTCTCCCCGATCCACCAAACGAAATCATG GTGGAAGCGGGCCCGCAAGACGGCACGCTGCTCGTGACGTGGCAGCCCGTGCTGCGGCCGCCGGCGTCCGGCCCCGTCACCGGCTACGCCGTGTACGCTGACGGCAAGAAGGTCACTGACGTCGACTCCCCCACTGGAGATCACGCCCTCATCGATATTGCCAAGTTGATCGGCCTCAACCCCAAATGTGTCACA GTTCGTACAAAGTCTCGGGACAATCAGTCGACTGATAGTCAGCCTACGCCTATTCCTCCGGCGGTGCTGCGTGGGGTGGCGGCGAGGATGCCTCGTAGCGGCCCCATGCCTAACCAGCCAGGCCCGGGGTACCGGCCTCACCAGAGGCCGCAGCCTTATCAGCAGCACCAACAAGTCATAGAGCACGACGAGAATCTCTCCGATAAGGAGATATTCCCCACCACCAACCGCCATGACCAACACCCTGCTCAG CCTACGAGCGGATTCGGCACAGGCCTCCTAAAGAGTATATTCGACAAAATAACCCCTTCG CAATCGGGGATACCGGCCATCGAAATCACTAAAGAGGGTGCGCCGGAGCTGGGTAGCGAGGACGAggagccgccgcgccgccgcacgCAG CAACCGTCCCAACCAGCGCCAGCGTCGCAGCAGCCTTCGGGTCAGCAGTACCCGAGTACACAAGGCTACCATGGCACGCAGCAACCCCCATACAGTCAGGGCGGGGGCCAGTTCCCAAGTAGCCAGCCCCCCTACCCTGGCGGCGTCGCGGGCACCCAGCCGCAGCAGTTCCACAACCCGCCGCCCCGGAACCACCACGAACGCGGCCGCCCTCCTAACCCTCATCAG CAACAGCAGGGTCAGCAGGGCGTGCCGCCGTATGGCCCTCGGGGGGCCCCTCCACAGGGGCCGAGGGGCCCCGTGCCCGGCCAGCGGCCGCAACCAGGCCACCCGCAGTCCAAGAGGAGTCGCTTCTTCGTCGCGCTGTTCGACTACGACCCAGCTACCATGAGTCCCAACCCGGAGAGTTGCGATGAAGAGCTACCCTTTAGTGAGGGTGACACTATAAAG GTCAGCAGCTTCACATCGACGCATCTTACAAGTGAAGAGTTGCTTAAGGAGTATATCTACCTGTTGGGGATTCAAGAGTCATTCAAGGGCTCAATCGATCGGCAGGATGCCGAGACAACCACCGACGAAGCACGGCCTCGCGTACGACTCCGCTCCAATGTAGCCTGGCAAGCG GTTTGGGGAGACAAAGATGCAGATGGGTTCTACTGGGGTGAGTGCCGAGGCAGACGGGGCTATGTACCTCACAACATGGTGGTGGAGGTGACGGAGCAGGAGGCGGGGGCGGCTGGAGCCAGCACTCAGAAGCCTCGCGACCGCTGGACGGATGCGTACGCGACGCAACCAGTGCGACGCATGGTGGCGTTGTACGACTACGACCCACAGGAACTGAGCCCCAATGTTGATGCTGAT GCTGAGCTGAGCTTCCAGACGGGGCAGATCATCCACGTGTACGGCGAGATGGACGACGATGGGTTCTACATGGCCGAGATCGAGGGTGTGCGCGGTCTCGTGCCCAGCAACTTCCTCACCGACGCCAACGACCAGTACGGCCCTTCGCAACCTGGACAAG GGCCGGGCGCACGGGCGGCGccggggcgcgggcgcggcgcggcgccgggCCCGGGCGCACgcggcccgccgccgccgccgcgggaCAACGCGCCTGCGCCGCGCAACCACCACCGCAAGACCG ATGCCTGCCCTCTTCCCCCTTCTCAGTTAGACCACAACACATGCGCCAGTAATCCAGAACAGGCGAATTCTCAG GCGAGGGGGAGAGGCGCGGGGAGCGCGGCGCCGGCGACGATCGCGCGCACGAGCGCTGGTAACGCGGCCACGCCACCCGTGCAGTCGCCGGCCGGTGCGGGCGCGGGCGGGATGACCGGCATGGGCGCTGGCATGGGCGCCGGCATGGGCGCTGGAATGGGCGGTGCAATGGGAACTGGAATGGGCGCTGGCATGGGTGGTGCAATGGGAACTGGAATGGGCGCTGGCATGGGTGGTGCAATGGGAGCTGGCATGGCGACAATGGGCGGCGGCATGGGCGCTGCTATGGGCGGCGGCATGGCAGGCGCGACGGGCGTGGGCGGCGCCGCTGGCAGCGCGTCCCCGCTAGCCGCGCGGCGCGCCGGCCCCGCCGTGCTGCCAGCGCCCACGGCACAGCCCCTGCAGCCGGCGCAGGCGCAGGCGCCGCCCACCTCGCAGCCCAATCTCATGCAGAAGTTCTCCGAGATGACGGCCCCCGGCGGAGACATCCTCAGCAAGGGCAAGGAGCTCATCTTCATGAAGTTTGGGCTCGGCGGCAAATAA
- the LOC126376191 gene encoding peripheral-type benzodiazepine receptor-associated protein 1-like isoform X8, whose amino-acid sequence MSYGGGMSGGGGDTDTLSRRLREAERARADAERAHADALAQLRNAQRSPLESHNAEQLQSRVRELEKKVGPLILGTYVRRGGQAALETVRCEELQLELSSALRARGGTSAGAWAATSAQPASEIERIMAKIEQDNRILAELEHTRSTTHGMQPSGSNQALGMELHSPTPSPLPHSYGTTVGHAAICQSSTMPTLSSLHATGQFTAPSSNSVAYSMSAHNPTSYSNPVPAYSTNSYGLTNTHQVTFTNPVTAPLVNNIGQISSTLAGLQSNLQNITGNVSGMNLGGGLSGPTLTGTMSGAGLTSGLSNVQTSLSGGLTSTLGGIQSTLTGGLGNALTNLTGGTQLGGLSTSLGQGTSAYGTGTYTNPLLSSGLGSNPMNMKIKPLDDIDLGLGRYGTTSSGVGRVATPVTPHQPSWSLGLDSQFGTDRLGGLDSSLIHDRSQRALSRIMPNSGLEMDVRNTHYMNGGATTEGGPPTVDMLDIPGKGRCCVYIARFSYDPPDIESAEGELSICAGDYLLVWGPPDPNAAMLDAELLDGRRGLVPANFVQRLVGEDLLEFHQAVVATLRDAEDTATTAISDLSLSRDVARLSEVADISEGPEDDDNAELFFSSLVPAPRQLTLERQLNKSVLIGWTAPEGVQQANIDSYHVYVDGVLKTTVKASERTRALVEGVDSNRPHRISVRSVTVTRRTSRDAACTMVIGRDTANMGPTCVRASGVTCSQAVISWLPANSNHQHVVCVNNVEVRTVKPGVYRHTITGLSPSTQYRVTVRAKHLRAGPPSGIPIEEAPGAYTDFRTLPKGLPDPPNEIMVEAGPQDGTLLVTWQPVLRPPASGPVTGYAVYADGKKVTDVDSPTGDHALIDIAKLIGLNPKCVTVRTKSRDNQSTDSQPTPIPPAVLRGVAARMPRSGPMPNQPGPGYRPHQRPQPYQQHQQVIEHDENLSDKEIFPTTNRHDQHPAQPTSGFGTGLLKSIFDKITPSQSGIPAIEITKEGAPELGSEDEEPPRRRTQQPSQPAPASQQPSGQQYPSTQGYHGTQQPPYSQGGGQFPSSQPPYPGGVAGTQPQQFHNPPPRNHHERGRPPNPHQQQQGQQGVPPYGPRGAPPQGPRGPVPGQRPQPGHPQSKRSRFFVALFDYDPATMSPNPESCDEELPFSEGDTIKVWGDKDADGFYWGECRGRRGYVPHNMVVEVTEQEAGAAGASTQKPRDRWTDAYATQPVRRMVALYDYDPQELSPNVDADAELSFQTGQIIHVYGEMDDDGFYMAEIEGVRGLVPSNFLTDANDQYGPSQPGQGPGARAAPGRGRGAAPGPGARGPPPPPRDNAPAPRNHHRKTDACPLPPSQLDHNTCASNPEQANSQQARGRGAGSAAPATIARTSAGNAATPPVQSPAGAGAGGMTGMGAGMGAGMGAGMGGAMGTGMGAGMGGAMGTGMGAGMGGAMGAGMATMGGGMGAAMGGGMAGATGVGGAAGSASPLAARRAGPAVLPAPTAQPLQPAQAQAPPTSQPNLMQKFSEMTAPGGDILSKGKELIFMKFGLGGK is encoded by the exons ATGAGTTACGGCGGCGGCAtgtcgggcggcggcggcgacacGGACACGCTGTCGCGGCGCCTGCGCGAGGCGGAGCGCGCCCGCGCAGACGCCGAACGCGCGCACGCGGACGCGCTCGCGCAGCTGCGCAACGCGCAACGATCGCCGCTCGAGTCGCACAATGCAGAGCAGCTGCAATCGCGAGTGAGAGAGCTGGAGAAAAAG GTTGGGCCATTGATACTTGGTACTTACGTGAGGCGTGGTGGGCAGGCGGCTCTAGAGACGGTGCGCTGCGAGGAGTTGCAGCTGGAGTTGTCTTCGGCGTTGCGCGCACGCGGCGGGACCAGCGCCGGCGCATGGGCCGCGACGTCCGCGCAGCCTGCTTCCGAGATCGAGCGCATCATGGCTAAGATCGAGCAAGACAACCGTATCCTCGCTGAACTGGAGCACACTCGATCCACCACACATG GTATGCAGCCGAGCGGGTCGAACCAGGCGCTGGGCATGGAGCTGCACTCGCCGACGCCGTCGCCGCTGCCGCACTCGTATGGCACCACCGTGGGCCACGCCGCCATCTGCCAGAGCAGTACCATGCCCACGCTCTCTTCGCTTCACGCCACCGGACAGTTCACCGCCCCCAGCTCCAATTCCGTCGCCTACTCCATGAGTGCGCACAACCCCACCTCCTACTCCAACCCTGTCCCCGCGTACTCCACCAACTCCTATGGACTGACGAACACGCACCAAGTCACGTTCACCAACCCCGTCACGGCGCCTCTGGTCAATAATATCGGTCAGATATCCAGCACACTAGCAGGGTTGCAGAGTAATCTGCAAAATATTACCGGGAATGTTTCCGGTATGAACTTGGGAGGCGGATTGAGCGGGCCGACGTTGACGGGAACTATGTCGGGCGCGGGGTTAACCAGCGGTCTGAGCAACGTTCAAACTAGCTTATCAGGAGGATTAACGAGTACACTTGGAGGAATACAGTCGACGCTCACCGGAGGGCTCGGGAATGCTCTTACGAACCTGACCGGTGGAACGCAACTGGGAGGACTAAGCACAAGCCTGGGCCAAGGCACGAGTGCATACGGAACTGGGACTTATACGAATCCGCTGCTTTCGAGTGGCTTAGGATCGAATCCGATGAATATGAAAATTAAACCATTAGACGATATTGACCTGGGTTTAGGTAGATATGGAACTACCAGCTCAGGCGTGGGGAGAGTGGCGACCCCTGTGACACCTCATCAACCGTCGTGGAGCTTAGGATTAGATAGCCAATTTGGAACTGATAGACTAGGAGGCTTAGACTCGTCACTCATCCACGACAGAAGTCAACGAGCTTTATCGAGAATCATGCCGAATTCAGGACTTGAAATGGACG TCCGGAATACACATTACATGAATGGTGGAGCAACGACCGAGGGAGGACCGCCGACCGTGGACATGCTGGATATTCCAGGCAAGGGCAGATGCTGCGTCTACATCGCTAGATTCTCTTACGACCCTCCCGA CATTGAAAGTGCGGAAGGGGAGTTATCTATCTGCGCTGGTGACTATCTGCTAGTGTGGGGTCCACCTGACCCTAACGCAGCTATGCTGGACGCTGAGCTTCTAGACGGCCGTCGCGGCTTGGTCCCCGCTAATTTCGTTCAAAGATTAGTTGGGGAAGATCTTCTGGAATTCCATCAG GCGGTAGTGGCAACGTTACGAGACGCAGAAGACACTGCCACAACAGCAATCAGTGACTTGTCTCTCAGTAGAGACGTGGCCCGACTCAGTGAGGTCGCTGACATAAGCGAAGGACCTGAAGACGACGACAATG CCGAGCTGTTTTTCTCGTCGCTAGTGCCCGCACCGCGGCAGCTGACTCTGGAGAGGCAGCTCAACAAGTCCGTGCTCATCGGGTGGACGGCTCCAGAAGGCGTACAGCAGGCGAACATCGACAGCTACCACGTGTACGTCGACGGAGTCCTCAAGACCACAGTCAAAGCGTCCGAGCGCACGCGCGCGCTCGTCGAAGGCGTCGACTCCAACCGG CCGCACCGCATCAGCGTGCGCTCGGTTACGGTCACTCGCCGAACGTCGCGCGACGCTGCGTGCACGATGGTCATTGGTCGCGACACCGCCAACATGGGTCCGACGTGCGTGCGCGCAAGTGGCGTCACCTGCTCGCAGGCCGTCATCTCCTGGCTGCCAGCCAACTCCAACCACCAGCACGTCGTCTGCGTCAACAATGTTGAG GTCCGCACAGTAAAACCTGGAGTATATCGTCACACCATAACTGGACTGTCACCCAGCACACAGTACCGGGTGACAGTAAGAGCGAAACACTTGCGGGCAGGCCCCCCCTCGGGGATACCCATAGAAGAAGCACCAGGCGCTTACACGGACTTCAGGACCTTACCTAAAGGTCTCCCCGATCCACCAAACGAAATCATG GTGGAAGCGGGCCCGCAAGACGGCACGCTGCTCGTGACGTGGCAGCCCGTGCTGCGGCCGCCGGCGTCCGGCCCCGTCACCGGCTACGCCGTGTACGCTGACGGCAAGAAGGTCACTGACGTCGACTCCCCCACTGGAGATCACGCCCTCATCGATATTGCCAAGTTGATCGGCCTCAACCCCAAATGTGTCACA GTTCGTACAAAGTCTCGGGACAATCAGTCGACTGATAGTCAGCCTACGCCTATTCCTCCGGCGGTGCTGCGTGGGGTGGCGGCGAGGATGCCTCGTAGCGGCCCCATGCCTAACCAGCCAGGCCCGGGGTACCGGCCTCACCAGAGGCCGCAGCCTTATCAGCAGCACCAACAAGTCATAGAGCACGACGAGAATCTCTCCGATAAGGAGATATTCCCCACCACCAACCGCCATGACCAACACCCTGCTCAG CCTACGAGCGGATTCGGCACAGGCCTCCTAAAGAGTATATTCGACAAAATAACCCCTTCG CAATCGGGGATACCGGCCATCGAAATCACTAAAGAGGGTGCGCCGGAGCTGGGTAGCGAGGACGAggagccgccgcgccgccgcacgCAG CAACCGTCCCAACCAGCGCCAGCGTCGCAGCAGCCTTCGGGTCAGCAGTACCCGAGTACACAAGGCTACCATGGCACGCAGCAACCCCCATACAGTCAGGGCGGGGGCCAGTTCCCAAGTAGCCAGCCCCCCTACCCTGGCGGCGTCGCGGGCACCCAGCCGCAGCAGTTCCACAACCCGCCGCCCCGGAACCACCACGAACGCGGCCGCCCTCCTAACCCTCATCAG CAACAGCAGGGTCAGCAGGGCGTGCCGCCGTATGGCCCTCGGGGGGCCCCTCCACAGGGGCCGAGGGGCCCCGTGCCCGGCCAGCGGCCGCAACCAGGCCACCCGCAGTCCAAGAGGAGTCGCTTCTTCGTCGCGCTGTTCGACTACGACCCAGCTACCATGAGTCCCAACCCGGAGAGTTGCGATGAAGAGCTACCCTTTAGTGAGGGTGACACTATAAAG GTTTGGGGAGACAAAGATGCAGATGGGTTCTACTGGGGTGAGTGCCGAGGCAGACGGGGCTATGTACCTCACAACATGGTGGTGGAGGTGACGGAGCAGGAGGCGGGGGCGGCTGGAGCCAGCACTCAGAAGCCTCGCGACCGCTGGACGGATGCGTACGCGACGCAACCAGTGCGACGCATGGTGGCGTTGTACGACTACGACCCACAGGAACTGAGCCCCAATGTTGATGCTGAT GCTGAGCTGAGCTTCCAGACGGGGCAGATCATCCACGTGTACGGCGAGATGGACGACGATGGGTTCTACATGGCCGAGATCGAGGGTGTGCGCGGTCTCGTGCCCAGCAACTTCCTCACCGACGCCAACGACCAGTACGGCCCTTCGCAACCTGGACAAG GGCCGGGCGCACGGGCGGCGccggggcgcgggcgcggcgcggcgccgggCCCGGGCGCACgcggcccgccgccgccgccgcgggaCAACGCGCCTGCGCCGCGCAACCACCACCGCAAGACCG ATGCCTGCCCTCTTCCCCCTTCTCAGTTAGACCACAACACATGCGCCAGTAATCCAGAACAGGCGAATTCTCAG CAGGCGAGGGGGAGAGGCGCGGGGAGCGCGGCGCCGGCGACGATCGCGCGCACGAGCGCTGGTAACGCGGCCACGCCACCCGTGCAGTCGCCGGCCGGTGCGGGCGCGGGCGGGATGACCGGCATGGGCGCTGGCATGGGCGCCGGCATGGGCGCTGGAATGGGCGGTGCAATGGGAACTGGAATGGGCGCTGGCATGGGTGGTGCAATGGGAACTGGAATGGGCGCTGGCATGGGTGGTGCAATGGGAGCTGGCATGGCGACAATGGGCGGCGGCATGGGCGCTGCTATGGGCGGCGGCATGGCAGGCGCGACGGGCGTGGGCGGCGCCGCTGGCAGCGCGTCCCCGCTAGCCGCGCGGCGCGCCGGCCCCGCCGTGCTGCCAGCGCCCACGGCACAGCCCCTGCAGCCGGCGCAGGCGCAGGCGCCGCCCACCTCGCAGCCCAATCTCATGCAGAAGTTCTCCGAGATGACGGCCCCCGGCGGAGACATCCTCAGCAAGGGCAAGGAGCTCATCTTCATGAAGTTTGGGCTCGGCGGCAAATAA